The following coding sequences lie in one Pseudomonas svalbardensis genomic window:
- a CDS encoding type I secretion system permease/ATPase encodes MGLLLDPRHDIDAALLSYRRVFWSLALFSGVINLLVLVPSLYMMQVYDRVLTSRNETTLFMLTLIALGLFMFSALIEWARGEVMIRMSAGLDDALGERIFDAAFARSLREHNANPAQVLTDLATLRQLITGQGLIALLDAPWLPIFVLVAFIFHPWFGVLTLVLALVLIGLALWGELATRTRLGEANRLGVQSSIYVNSTLHNAEVIQALGMLGPLRQRWSLLQQRIIAAQAHASDRGARITSMTRFVRISGQSLALGLGALLVLEGQLSAGMMIAMSLLLGRALAPVEIAIGSWKQFNSGRQSYQRLSQLLAQHPRERLRMPLPPPTGAVRLEQLYVGPPGASQPILRGINFSLAKGDVLAVVGPSASGKSTLARALVGVWPAMGGSVRLDDAEISQWSHDALGPHLGYLPQDIELFDGSVADNIARFGEQDADKIIAAGRHAGIHEMILRFPKGYDTPLGPGGLGLSGGQKQRLGLARALYGRPSLIVLDEPNSNLDEAGELALVQAISALKATGSTVVLITHRPNVLAVVDHILVLKDGTQQAFGPRDRVLKALMPGPRPAAVREAGGDA; translated from the coding sequence ATGGGTTTGCTTCTCGATCCGCGTCATGACATTGATGCCGCTTTATTAAGCTATCGCCGGGTGTTCTGGTCGCTGGCGCTGTTCAGTGGGGTGATCAACCTGCTGGTGCTGGTGCCGTCGCTCTACATGATGCAGGTGTACGACCGGGTCCTCACCAGCCGCAACGAAACCACCTTGTTCATGCTCACCTTGATCGCTCTGGGACTGTTCATGTTCAGCGCACTGATCGAGTGGGCACGCGGCGAGGTGATGATTCGCATGAGCGCGGGGCTGGACGATGCCTTGGGCGAGCGGATTTTCGACGCCGCCTTCGCCCGCAGCCTGCGTGAGCACAACGCCAACCCGGCGCAGGTGCTCACCGATCTGGCGACACTGCGGCAGTTGATCACCGGCCAGGGCCTGATCGCCTTGCTGGATGCTCCGTGGTTGCCCATCTTCGTGCTGGTGGCGTTCATCTTTCATCCCTGGTTTGGCGTGCTGACGCTGGTTCTGGCGCTGGTACTGATCGGCCTGGCGCTGTGGGGCGAGTTAGCGACTCGCACACGCTTGGGCGAAGCCAATCGCCTGGGTGTGCAGTCGTCGATCTATGTAAACAGCACGTTACACAATGCCGAAGTCATCCAGGCCCTGGGCATGCTCGGGCCATTGCGCCAGCGTTGGAGCCTGCTGCAGCAACGCATCATTGCCGCCCAGGCTCATGCCAGTGACCGCGGCGCGCGTATCACTTCGATGACCCGTTTCGTGCGCATCTCCGGACAATCTCTGGCCCTGGGCCTGGGGGCGTTGCTGGTGCTTGAAGGCCAATTGTCAGCGGGCATGATGATTGCGATGTCGCTGCTGCTGGGGCGTGCTCTGGCGCCCGTGGAAATCGCCATTGGCTCGTGGAAGCAATTCAACTCCGGCCGCCAGAGCTACCAGCGCCTGAGCCAACTGCTTGCCCAGCATCCGCGCGAGCGCCTGCGCATGCCATTGCCACCGCCCACCGGCGCAGTGCGCCTGGAGCAGTTGTATGTCGGCCCGCCCGGCGCCTCGCAACCGATCCTGCGGGGCATCAATTTCAGCCTGGCCAAAGGTGATGTGCTCGCGGTCGTCGGCCCCAGCGCCAGTGGTAAATCAACGCTGGCCAGGGCGCTGGTCGGGGTATGGCCGGCCATGGGCGGGTCGGTGCGCCTGGACGACGCCGAGATCAGTCAATGGTCCCACGACGCTCTGGGCCCGCACCTCGGATACCTGCCGCAGGATATCGAGCTGTTCGACGGCAGTGTGGCCGACAACATTGCCCGCTTCGGTGAACAGGACGCCGACAAGATCATCGCGGCCGGGCGTCACGCTGGCATTCACGAGATGATCCTGAGGTTCCCCAAGGGGTACGACACGCCGTTGGGCCCCGGCGGGCTTGGCTTGTCCGGTGGTCAAAAGCAACGTCTCGGCCTGGCTCGCGCGCTCTATGGGCGCCCGTCGCTGATTGTGCTCGATGAGCCCAACTCCAACCTCGATGAAGCCGGAGAGCTGGCACTGGTGCAGGCCATCAGTGCGCTCAAGGCTACTGGCAGCACCGTGGTGCTGATTACCCACCGGCCTAATGTGCTCGCGGTGGTCGATCACATTCTGGTGCTCAAGGACGGCACTCAACAAGCATTCGGTCCACGGGATCGGGTGCTCAAGGCATTGATGCCGGGGCCAAGACCGGCTGCGGTCAGGGAGGCTGGCGGAGATGCGTGA
- a CDS encoding saccharopine dehydrogenase family protein — MKKNVLIIGAGGVAKVVAHKCAQHNDELGRIAIASRNISKCQAIIDSVKAKGSLKVPAEIQAFALNALDVEATKALIRETGSQIVINVGSAFLNMSVLRACIDTGVAYLDTAIHEEPGKICETPPWYGNYEWNHLEECKEKNITAILGVGFDPGVVNAYAALAQQQYFDRIDSIDILDVNAGSHGKYFATNFDPEINFREFTGQVWSWQNSQWTSNTMFEVKRTDDLPVVGAQNLYLTGHDEVHSLSKNLDVPNVRFWMSFGEHYINVFTVLRNLGLLSEQPVKTAEGLEVVPLKVVKAVLPDPSSLAPGYTGKTCIGDLVKGTKDGQPREVFIYNVADHEDAYAETDSQGISYTAGVPPVAAALLVARGEWDVQRMANVEELPAEPFLKALDVMGLPTRIKDENGDRPWS, encoded by the coding sequence TTGAAGAAGAACGTGCTTATCATTGGTGCAGGAGGTGTCGCCAAGGTGGTGGCCCACAAGTGCGCGCAGCACAACGATGAACTCGGTCGTATTGCTATCGCGTCGCGCAACATCTCCAAGTGCCAGGCCATCATCGACAGCGTCAAGGCCAAGGGCAGCCTCAAAGTGCCCGCCGAGATCCAGGCCTTCGCGCTGAACGCCTTGGATGTCGAAGCGACCAAGGCGCTGATCCGCGAAACCGGGTCGCAGATCGTCATCAACGTCGGTTCCGCCTTCCTCAACATGTCGGTGCTGCGCGCCTGCATCGATACCGGCGTGGCCTATCTGGACACCGCCATTCACGAAGAACCGGGCAAAATTTGCGAGACGCCGCCCTGGTATGGCAACTACGAGTGGAACCACCTCGAAGAGTGTAAAGAGAAGAACATTACCGCCATTCTCGGCGTGGGCTTCGACCCGGGTGTGGTCAACGCCTATGCAGCACTGGCGCAACAACAGTATTTCGACCGCATTGATTCGATCGACATTCTCGACGTCAACGCCGGTTCCCATGGCAAGTATTTCGCCACCAATTTCGACCCGGAAATCAACTTCCGCGAATTCACCGGACAAGTGTGGAGCTGGCAGAACAGCCAGTGGACCAGCAACACAATGTTCGAAGTCAAACGCACCGACGACCTGCCGGTCGTAGGCGCGCAAAACCTGTACCTGACCGGCCACGATGAAGTGCACTCGCTGTCGAAGAACCTCGACGTGCCCAACGTGCGTTTCTGGATGAGCTTCGGCGAGCACTACATCAATGTGTTCACCGTGCTCAGGAACCTTGGCTTGCTCTCCGAGCAGCCGGTCAAGACCGCTGAAGGCCTGGAGGTTGTGCCGCTGAAAGTGGTCAAGGCCGTGCTCCCTGATCCGAGCTCGCTGGCGCCCGGCTACACCGGCAAGACCTGCATCGGTGATCTGGTCAAGGGCACCAAGGATGGCCAGCCGCGCGAGGTGTTCATCTACAACGTGGCTGATCATGAAGACGCTTACGCGGAAACTGATAGCCAGGGCATTTCCTATACCGCAGGTGTGCCGCCCGTGGCAGCAGCCTTGCTGGTCGCCCGCGGCGAGTGGGACGTGCAGCGCATGGCCAACGTCGAGGAGTTGCCAGCTGAGCCCTTCCTCAAGGCGCTGGATGTGATGGGCCTGCCGACCCGCATCAAGGATGAGAATGGAGATCGTCCCTGGAGCTGA
- the nspC gene encoding carboxynorspermidine decarboxylase, which yields MIKTPYYLIDKQKLLANMQKIAYVREQSGAKALLALKCFATWSVFDLMQQYMDGTTSSSLYELKLGRQKFAGETHAYSVAWADDEIEEMLDNCDKIIFNSISQLQRYAEASAGKVRGLRVNPQVSSSDYLLADPARPFSRLGEWDPVKIEQVIEQISGFMFHNNCENGDFGLFDQMLCTIEERFGDLLHKVEWVSLGGGIHFTGEGYALDEFCARLKTFSQKYGVQVYLEPGEAAITQSASLEVTVLDTLYNGKHLAVVDSSIEAHMLDLLIYRLNAKLAPSEGEHTYMVCGKSCLAGDIFGEYQFDRPLAIGDRLSFIDAAGYTMVKKNWFNGLKMPSIVVKQLDGTVEVVREFGYNDYMSSLS from the coding sequence ATGATCAAAACGCCGTACTACCTCATCGACAAACAAAAGCTGCTGGCGAACATGCAGAAGATCGCCTATGTGCGCGAACAGTCCGGGGCCAAGGCGCTCCTGGCACTCAAGTGCTTCGCCACCTGGTCGGTGTTCGACCTGATGCAGCAATACATGGACGGCACCACGTCGTCGTCGCTCTACGAGCTCAAGCTCGGTCGACAGAAGTTCGCTGGCGAGACCCATGCCTACAGCGTGGCCTGGGCCGACGACGAGATCGAGGAGATGCTCGACAACTGCGACAAGATCATCTTCAACTCCATCAGCCAGTTGCAGCGCTACGCCGAGGCTTCAGCAGGCAAGGTGCGCGGCCTGCGGGTCAATCCGCAGGTGAGCAGCTCGGATTATCTGCTGGCCGACCCTGCGCGGCCGTTCAGCCGTCTGGGCGAGTGGGACCCGGTGAAGATCGAACAGGTTATCGAGCAGATCTCTGGCTTTATGTTCCACAACAACTGCGAGAACGGTGATTTCGGCCTGTTCGACCAGATGCTGTGCACCATCGAAGAACGCTTCGGCGACTTGCTGCACAAGGTCGAGTGGGTCAGCCTCGGTGGCGGTATCCATTTCACGGGTGAAGGCTACGCGCTGGACGAGTTCTGCGCGCGCCTTAAAACCTTCTCGCAAAAATACGGCGTGCAGGTCTACCTGGAGCCGGGCGAAGCCGCCATCACTCAGAGCGCGTCGCTGGAAGTCACCGTGCTCGACACCCTCTACAACGGCAAGCACCTGGCGGTTGTGGACAGCTCCATCGAAGCGCATATGCTCGATCTGCTGATCTATCGCCTGAATGCCAAGCTGGCGCCCAGCGAGGGCGAGCACACGTACATGGTGTGCGGCAAATCCTGCCTGGCCGGAGACATATTCGGTGAGTATCAATTTGATCGTCCGCTGGCGATCGGGGATCGGCTGTCGTTCATCGACGCAGCGGGCTACACCATGGTCAAGAAGAACTGGTTCAACGGCCTGAAAATGCCGTCCATCGTAGTGAAACAACTCGACGGTACTGTCGAGGTGGTTCGTGAGTTTGGTTACAACGACTACATGTCCAGCCTTTCGTAA